The sequence TACACAAAGAAAATCGTACGATACTGCAAAggtactcgtacgagattctgaatCAGACCCGTCCAAAAACCCATGAGATTGAAAATCTGATgatgttaagaggccaaaaatcagatTTTCGGCTCCAcaatgggcgccaaaatgtcatgcctatgaagtatggtacctgcaactacaacataaacactcaataaatcattacaagcatggttagaaaattaaaagcaaatgaaagataaaccatgacaaagcaacctatcacctcctaagagatgtgagtatgtattttctctcagatctggataagcaatcccagtgacttgactacacctagatggaggatttgaaatgatgatgatatgcaagctagatgcgATTGaatatgctagattgatccaagagtctaattaagctattgatatgcatgattaagctatgatgatgctGCAATCAAGCTAGAAaatagattgattaagctacatgattcaacaattatgcgaGAAactgatcaaattaaactagatctaagatgcaattgcctataataacaatgctcaaatgatatgctaaaatggatatgcctatagtaacaatgcataatatgaaaatgagatgggatcctttgtgctccaaaatgagggatatttataggatttccaaggccagggtgATGTGGCAGGAagcaatggtcaagattgagtctgaagatatcaagggtgaatttggaggaggttggagaagaggttggagggagggacacttgtcatctctatggtgacaagtgtcaaggagccttgctcataagatggcaagtgtccaagggaggagacatgtggtcaaagtgccatgtatctcaaggggagaatatccacaccataggaggttaggataaggaggttaggatgtgcaagataggatagggttagttaaacctagggttaggtggaatgggttagctggttagaagttaggagacatgtgggtaatttgaattcaaaaactcaaataataggaaaaggataattaactttcaacaactcatgaattgatttgttttaattaattagcggattagaagaaatgaattaaatgggggaaggattaattaatcaaaggggaccattgagatgaacctattaaataaatccttatatttatttataagtagatgaatgggagaatttaatcttAGAATTTTTTGGTGTATATAATATTAAATCTTAGAATTTTATATAAACAaaatttcatttgataaaatacaATGCTTTTTATACTTATATACAttagttcttttttattttaagttgattttcttgttaaaagtatttttttgaaaataaaacataATGTTTTTTAGTTAATATATATGTATTTGATATTtggtatatttaatttcatttaatttactaatcatataaaattctaatatgaaatgatttgcactcgaaaaagaataaattagaattgaaaATTAGTTTTAAATCTAGAGCTCAATTTTTAACTTATTCTAAAATTAGAATTAAtaattgttgatttatttttaaataattttttaattttatttaatttatttgtattagatAATTTTAGAGTTAATTGTAAGCTAAAATAATATTATGGTAATTTGATTAGTAATTTTAGATCCAAGAATACTTAAtctcacatagaaattaaattgtACTTGAAAGCACTTAAGATATTTATAATAATCTTAACCATGACCCTTATAAtacttaattatgatttaattttagcCCAAAGTACACACATAaccaattgaaaaagaaaaaaactacaattataattaaattatTAGACACAATACAATATCTAAATATCTTATGTAAATAATGCGAGAACATACCCTAACTAACTACATAATGTATCATTCAAGATATGATAAATTTGAAGATTAGGATTTGTATTGTGATTCAATTAGTGTTATTGTTGTTTGtaatctattaattatattttttaggtgcatgttttattaatattttatttctaataaatttttaaaaataattaattaatttatttaattaatttcaattaaataaaatttattatttattacaattttttttaattattatttttagatttaagtttaaaatttgtttttaattatcaaagttattaaaattaatttaatttataaatatttatcttattaaaattttagtttattGTAGAATAGTTATATTTGAATTTATATAATacatttactctctctctctctctctctctctctctctctctctctctctctctctctctctctctctctctctctctctctctctctctctctctctctctctctctctctctctcacacacacacacacacacacacacacacacacacacactatgccTATCTCTATTGCTCCCtctttctatccttatttctccctATCTATACCTCTCCCTTTGTCTTCTCTTTGTGTTACTcctttctatatctctttatttctctatcctttatctatctatctctctaaatATTTCTCGCACTCGTTGTTGCTCCTCCCCGTCCCGATCTCAATATCTCTTACACTCACACACACAACTCATTTCTCCCTCCCtatatctatctttatctctccccactctctcttcttctctcgaTTACCTTCTTTATCTCTCTCTTGCTCCCTCTAGCTCTATCTTCTcatctcttcctccccctctctatctatgtCTCATTATCCCTATCTTTTTTGTATTCACTCCacttctcctactctctctctatatccttctctctctctatatccttctagctctctatatatcacttctcatatctttatctttctatgtcTCCATCTTCCCCtctcattgtctccctctttctatctatattttccctctctctctcccctcccccccccccctctctctctctccctttatatctctcttcttctctctcttcactttatttctctcctttcctctccctccctctttacctattgcaaacataacatgatcctGTTGGTAATGAAATCTAGTTATCTTCTTATTTCAGAGATTTTTTCTAATTatgtttggatccctataactagatgcatagttcattttaggttatcacttattgaTTGAGACCTTGATTGCACAAACACCACCAATATTTAAATGGTCTATCAATTGAACTTACACACTaaacaaatgtatgcaaaatacaCCAAAATTTTCCCTAATAGACCTTCCACACCTTTTTGGGGTATCCATTGCACAACAAAATGTGATTTCTAGTATAAATTCTAACCTCACCATACAAATTTAAGATAGAAATTTACAAAGATTCAGAGTTAAACCTaatctttgaagttttttttcaaaaatctgaAATCATTAAACGACGGATTTTTTCCTTGCTTTCTGAATATGTTTAATATTCTCTCACATTACAAGGCATTTCTTTCTAAATACGTTTAATATTCCCTGACATTAAAAgacaaataaattaaaataggaattttgttggtttttttttgtCGGTGGGCAAAGTCGGATCAGAAGACAAAGAAAGCAAGTTGACAATGAATCATCATTATAGTGAAACTGTCCGACTGCGAGTTCAAAATTGAGGATGTCTCCAATTTCACTTACAATTAAACGGACCGCAAACGTATTTCACACACTAATCTACATTCTAGgttcctattttgtaattgagtttGTATAGCCTGGGATTTTACATTGGCAATGGCGAAGTCAAAGAGGTGGGGAAACAAATTATGGATATTAACTTTGCAGTGCACTATGATGTTAATTGGATTGCAAAACCACTCTTGTTCAGCTGCTTGTGGTCCGCCCAGAGTCCAGTGTACTGTTAAGACAGAGAGCTGCTATCTTACAAACTACCGCGGTGAATGGGAGGATCAAATGCCCTGCAACGCCGCCAAGGCATTTTTTTCCAAGACAGAGTCTGAGCTTATCCACGCAGTTGCATATGCCATCAAGAAAGTGAACAAAATAAAAGTCATAACTGGGAGTGCCCATTCGTTGAACCATTTCGCATGCCCCAGTGGAAACAACGACATTGTAATCAGTACTCAGGATTATAATTCCCTAATCACGGTGGACGAGAGATCCATAATGGTTACCGTTGATGCCGGGGTAATGGTGCAGAACAATGTGGATATACTCGCAGCAAAGGGGCTTGCGATGCCCCATACGACTGACTAGGATGGCTTATCCATGGCCGGGATCATTTGTACGATGACTCATGGGAGCGGTGTGTGGGGAAAAGGCAGTGGGCATCAATATTGTGGCTCTTGCGCTTGTAGATGATGGATACACAAAGATCATTCACTTGACAGAGAAAGACGAGGGAATCAAAGCTGCAAGGGTATCACTGGGAGTCTTGGGAGCCATTTCTCAGGTGATGTTTGCTATGGAGAAGATTTTCAAGCGTTTGGTAACCCTGAAGGTCAAAGAAGACTTGGATCTGGAAAATTCGTTTGTAGATTTTGCTAAATCGCATGAGTTTGGGTTACTAAATTGGTACCCTTCATTCTATAAAGTAGTCTACACCAGATAGGACAGAGTGCCCCTTGACGTTCCAGGGAACGGGAAAGTGGCCCCAATTGGCTTTCAACCAGCGACGGTGAAGAGTGTTGTAGAGAACAGGGCAATAGGTAAgttatttttaattttcatttattaaATTAGTCTAGGTTCTAGATTTTCGTCTGATGTAACTTTGTGCAGAGGAATTGAATAATGTGAAGATAAATGCGAGTAATCTCTACAAGGTTGTCAGGACACAGGTGGAGCAGGGCATTAATACAGGGAATTGATATCTGAACGGTGAGCAAACTTTTAGAGGCTTTCCTGTGGTGGGCTATAATCAACTTATGCAGAGTTCCTCGGGTTGCCAGATCAATGCCCACAATAAGGAGAACGATCTATGTCTCTGGAAGGCAAAGGAATTAAAAAGCAACGACATTATTTGCAATTGGGACATGGAAGTGAAGGGCGGTTTCTATTATCATACTTCCATTGCAATCCCTCTGTCAAGAATAATGGAAGCCAAGCAGCTTCGTGACATGGATCCAAGTGCATtgtgtgtaatgccctgccaggaacgcTAAAGGAAAAACAACAAACTAGGCAGCTAAaggatgaaatgatttttttaaaaaaagtttaagTGCATTAATCATAACAATTACACATTTAATAACAcatcggaagtctaacacatgatttcctaagggttaccaacaaagtttaattcatagattatattaacaccatagttaatccaattgtccatttaattaggtaaattaaatgcgtaagattaaaactacacatacatctaaattctaaaatgaaagaatcaaagtattccatgcattcaatttatccgtaaatcatttatacataagatcaagcaactgaattaacatacattccactgacataatattacaatatccataaatacatggcttccaataataccatggattacaaagttacaatgtcaaagttacataaaagtctaatacaatgaccacaaggtctcaactgaacaaagatcacaaacatgagctggtacatgaaccaggaaccaagaaacactagtgaagcctttcctcgcccgagatacaatccaaaacaaccaatgggaagtggcactaccacccgatcatgtgatcctgaaatggaaccaccccaccatgctaggagatagtagaaaaccctcaagcaagcaaaataagacaagtatgaaagaactacatgactccacaaacatccatgtgactcaactcacaaacactagtgactctaaggagagagt is a genomic window of Cryptomeria japonica chromosome 7, Sugi_1.0, whole genome shotgun sequence containing:
- the LOC131030008 gene encoding L-gulonolactone oxidase 3-like — protein: MGAVCGEKAVGINIVALALVDDGYTKIIHLTEKDEGIKAARVSLGVLGAISQVMFAMEKIFKRLVTLKVKEDLDLENSERESGPNWLSTSDGEECCREQGNRGFPVVGYNQLMQSSSGCQINAHNKENDLCLWKAKELKSNDIICNWDMEVKGGFYYHTSIAIPLSRIMEAKQLRDMDPSALCNYRGVPHWGKNQVYTFKGAAKQTMNLGKLLEVKKQLDPKGYFSSEWSDGVLGSVKGYKYGEMGVL